The following DNA comes from Micromonospora chokoriensis.
GGGCCACGGGCGTGCAGTTTCTGGGTGGAGATGCCGATCTCCGCGCCGAACCCGAACTCGCCGCCGTCGGTGAACCGGGTCGAGGCGTTGACCATCACCGCCGCCGCGTCCACCCGTGCGACGAACTCGCGGGCCGCGCTCGCCGAGTCGGTGAGGATCGCCTCGGTGTGTCCGGTGCCGAAGCGGCGGATGTGCGCGACCGCCGCGTCCAGTGAGTCGACCACCGCGACCGAGATGTCGGCGGACAGGTACTCGGTGGCGAAGTCCTCCTCGGTGGCCGGGACGACGGCCGCGGAGTACGCGGCCACCTCGGGGGAGCCGTGCACCGTCACCCCCGCCTGCGCGAGCGCGGTCAGCATCGGCGGCAGGAACGCGTCGGCGACGTCCGCGTGCACCAGCAGCGACTCGGCGGTGTTGCAGGTGGACAGGCGCTGCGTCTTGGCGTTCAGCGTCACCGCCACGGCCTTCGCCACGTCGGCGGCGGCGTCCACGTAGACGTGGCAGTTGCCCACCCCGGTCTCGATCACCGGCACCGTCGACTCCTCGACCACGGTGCGGATCAACGACGCGCCTCCCCGCGGAATGAGCACGTCGACGAGCCCTCGGGCGCGCATCAGCTCCTTGACCGAGTCGCGGGAGCTGGCGTCGAGCAACTGCACCGCGTCGGCCGGCAGCCCGGCTCCGGCCACCGCGTCGCGCAGCACCGCGACCAGCGCGGCGTTGGAGTGCGCGGCCGACGACGACCCGCGCAGCAGCGCCGCGTTGCCGGACTTGAGGCAGATCCCGGCGGCGTCCACCGTCACGTTCGGCCGCGCCTCGTAGATGATGCCGACCACCCCGAACGGCACCCGGATCTGGCGCAGCTCCAGCCCGTTGGGCAGGGTCGAACCTCGGACCACCTCGCCGACCGGGTCGGGCAGCGCGGCCATCTGCCGCAACGCGTCGGCGATGCCGGCCACCCGGCCCGCGTCGAGGGCGAGCCGGTCCAGCACGGCCGCGCTCAGCCCGGCCTCGCGCCCGGCCGCGAGGTCCGCCTCGTTCGCGGTCAGGATCTCCGGGGTACGCGCCACCAGCGCGTCGGCCATCGCCACCAGCGCGGCGTCCTTGACGGTACGGGTGGCAGTGGCCAGGTCAGCGGCGGCGTCCCGCGCCCGCTTCGCCTGCTCGACGACGGTCATGCCAGCACTCCTCACAGCAGCACGAGGTCGTCGCGGTGGACGACCTCTCGTTCGTACGCCGGGCCGAGCGCCGCGGCGAGTTCGGACGTGGAGCGGCCGAGCAGCCCGGGCAGCTCCACCGCGTCGTAGTTGACCAGACCCCGGGCGACCGACGCGCCGGCGGTGTCCACCAGGTCCACCGGGTCGCCCGCGGTGAACGTGCCGTCCACGGCGGTGATGCCGGCCGGTAGCAGCGACTTGCGTCGCCCGACGACGGCGGCCACCGCGCCCGGGTCGAGGTGCAGTCGCCCTCGGGGTGAGGTGGCGTGGGCCAGCCAGAACAGCCGGGCCGTCGGGCGTTGCCGCTGGGGGTGGAACAGCGTGCCGACGGGTTCGCCGGCCAGTGCCGGACCGGCCAGGTCGGCGGCGGTGAGCACCACCGGGATGCCGAAGCCGGTGGCGATCCGGGCGGCCTCGACCTTGGTCACCATGCCGCCGGTGCCGACGCCGGACCGGCCGGCCCCGCCGATGGTGATGCCGGCGAGATCCGCGTCGCCGTGAACCTCGGAGATCCGCGTCGACTGCGGCCTGGTGGGGTCGCCGGTCCAGAGTGCGTCCACGTCGGAGAGCAGGACCAGCAGGTCGGCGTGCACCAGCGCGGCCACCAGCGCGGCCAACCGGTCGTTGTCGCCGAACCGGATCTCCTGGGTGGCCACCGTGTCGTTCTCGTTGACGATCGGCACCGCCCGTAGGTCGAGCAGTTTGCGCAGCGTGCGGTACGCGTTGCGGTAGTGCGCCCGCCGGGTCACGTCGTCGACGGTGAGCAGCACCTGCCCGACCGTGCGGCCGTGCCGGGCGAAGCTGGCCGCGTACCGGCCGATCAGGAGGCCCTGCCCGACGCTGGCGGCGGCCTGCTGGGTGGCCAGGTCGCGCGGGCGCCGGGGGAGCCCGAGCGGGGCGAGGCCGGCGGCGATCGCGCCGGAGGACACCAGGACCACCTCGCGCCCCTCGGCGGCGAGCCGACCGAGGATGTCGACGAGCGCGTCGACGCGCTTCTCGGCCAGACCGCCGGTGGCGGTGGTCAGCGAGGAGGATCCGATCTTGACGACGACCCGCCGGGCCGCCGTGACTGCGTCGCGCACCCGCCCATTCTGCGTGGTCACGGCCGCACCGCCCGGCGGCGTTCCCATATGGTGGCGGATTGTGACACCTGACGAGTACGTCGAGGCGGTGCTCGACCTGGTCGAGCGGATCCCGGAGGGCCGGGTCATGTCGTACGGGGCGGTCGCCGATGCGCTCGCCGAGCGATCGGGTCGCACCTCGCCGCGACTGGTGGGCGCCATCATGGCCCGCCACGGCGGCTCGGTGCCCTGGCACCGGGTGGTGACGGCGGCTGGTCGGCTGCCACCGGGCCACGAGCGGGAGGCGCGGGCCCGCCTGCGCGCCGAGGGGGTGCCGCTGCGCGGCGAGCGGGCGGACATCGCGGCGGCCGGCTGGTCGCCGGACGAGGATCGGTGACCAGGCACGCGACGCGGTACCCCGTTCCG
Coding sequences within:
- a CDS encoding MGMT family protein yields the protein MTPDEYVEAVLDLVERIPEGRVMSYGAVADALAERSGRTSPRLVGAIMARHGGSVPWHRVVTAAGRLPPGHEREARARLRAEGVPLRGERADIAAAGWSPDEDR
- a CDS encoding glutamate-5-semialdehyde dehydrogenase gives rise to the protein MTVVEQAKRARDAAADLATATRTVKDAALVAMADALVARTPEILTANEADLAAGREAGLSAAVLDRLALDAGRVAGIADALRQMAALPDPVGEVVRGSTLPNGLELRQIRVPFGVVGIIYEARPNVTVDAAGICLKSGNAALLRGSSSAAHSNAALVAVLRDAVAGAGLPADAVQLLDASSRDSVKELMRARGLVDVLIPRGGASLIRTVVEESTVPVIETGVGNCHVYVDAAADVAKAVAVTLNAKTQRLSTCNTAESLLVHADVADAFLPPMLTALAQAGVTVHGSPEVAAYSAAVVPATEEDFATEYLSADISVAVVDSLDAAVAHIRRFGTGHTEAILTDSASAAREFVARVDAAAVMVNASTRFTDGGEFGFGAEIGISTQKLHARGPMGLPELTSTKYVVTGDGHLR
- the proB gene encoding glutamate 5-kinase, with the translated sequence MGTPPGGAAVTTQNGRVRDAVTAARRVVVKIGSSSLTTATGGLAEKRVDALVDILGRLAAEGREVVLVSSGAIAAGLAPLGLPRRPRDLATQQAAASVGQGLLIGRYAASFARHGRTVGQVLLTVDDVTRRAHYRNAYRTLRKLLDLRAVPIVNENDTVATQEIRFGDNDRLAALVAALVHADLLVLLSDVDALWTGDPTRPQSTRISEVHGDADLAGITIGGAGRSGVGTGGMVTKVEAARIATGFGIPVVLTAADLAGPALAGEPVGTLFHPQRQRPTARLFWLAHATSPRGRLHLDPGAVAAVVGRRKSLLPAGITAVDGTFTAGDPVDLVDTAGASVARGLVNYDAVELPGLLGRSTSELAAALGPAYEREVVHRDDLVLL